One window of Rubrivirga sp. SAORIC476 genomic DNA carries:
- a CDS encoding HAMP domain-containing sensor histidine kinase: MPPFAPPLSPSHRPEPPSGALRAIEWFLPEVPSDRVMRLRARLFVVLSFLVTANMVLFAALHTLHHVPDSDGTNIAVMLGIAALNASFPFLMRARVGLPVLSVGFVLVLQLGVIVLACYDLGMASGAVFWLVVTPLAAAFLGGARLGWAAAGISVAGGLGMVAATTLGWTFPTSLPPDKAGLHHLLSFLCCTGSVAALAALYEGPMVSSLRQLADQLHATNDQLERELVERRRAQAQAEAASRAKDVLLSNMSHEFRTPLAAILGVSDLLMSEVEGPQRDFLREIDANAHRLRTTLDGMLDLTWAESAGAEVMRRPLDVLAVAETVVQAHQAEAAGKGLAIEAHGDAACAFSDPDLLVRVLAALVDNAVRFTEVGHVTVAVWDVGSEVLVEVADTGIGMPDAFVARATTPFQQASQGDARTHEGAGLGLTVAARLVDLLGGTMHITSAPGRGTTVHLHLPAATTTRVGASGDGEATRSLPMVGMVSAS, from the coding sequence ATGCCGCCGTTCGCCCCCCCGCTTTCTCCCTCCCACCGGCCCGAGCCGCCCTCCGGCGCGCTGCGCGCCATCGAGTGGTTCCTCCCCGAGGTGCCCTCGGACCGTGTGATGCGGCTCCGCGCGCGGCTCTTCGTGGTGCTGTCGTTCCTCGTGACCGCGAACATGGTCCTGTTCGCGGCGCTCCACACGCTCCATCACGTCCCCGACTCTGACGGCACCAACATCGCGGTGATGCTCGGGATCGCAGCCCTGAATGCGTCCTTCCCGTTCTTGATGCGGGCGAGGGTCGGGCTCCCGGTGCTGAGTGTCGGCTTCGTGCTCGTGCTCCAGCTCGGCGTGATCGTGCTGGCGTGCTACGACCTGGGGATGGCCTCGGGCGCGGTGTTCTGGCTGGTGGTGACGCCGCTCGCCGCGGCGTTCCTCGGCGGCGCCCGCCTCGGGTGGGCGGCGGCAGGCATCTCGGTGGCCGGAGGCCTCGGCATGGTCGCCGCGACGACGCTCGGCTGGACGTTCCCGACCAGCCTGCCGCCAGACAAGGCGGGTCTGCACCACCTCCTCAGCTTCCTCTGCTGCACGGGGTCGGTGGCCGCGCTCGCGGCGCTCTACGAGGGGCCGATGGTGTCGTCGCTCCGCCAGCTGGCCGACCAGCTCCACGCGACGAACGACCAGTTGGAGCGCGAGCTCGTCGAACGGCGCCGGGCCCAGGCCCAGGCCGAGGCCGCCAGCCGAGCCAAGGACGTGCTCCTGAGCAACATGAGCCATGAGTTCCGCACGCCCCTGGCTGCGATTCTCGGCGTCTCAGACCTCTTGATGAGCGAAGTCGAGGGGCCCCAGCGCGACTTCCTGCGCGAGATCGACGCCAACGCGCACCGCCTCCGCACGACCCTGGACGGCATGCTGGACCTGACCTGGGCCGAGAGCGCCGGGGCGGAGGTCATGCGCCGCCCCCTCGACGTGCTGGCCGTCGCCGAGACGGTCGTCCAGGCGCACCAGGCGGAGGCGGCCGGGAAAGGACTCGCCATCGAGGCCCACGGGGATGCCGCCTGCGCGTTCTCCGACCCCGATCTCCTCGTTCGCGTCCTCGCAGCCCTGGTCGACAACGCCGTCCGCTTCACCGAGGTGGGGCACGTCACGGTGGCGGTCTGGGACGTGGGCTCCGAGGTTCTGGTGGAGGTCGCCGACACCGGCATCGGGATGCCCGACGCCTTCGTGGCGCGCGCGACCACCCCCTTCCAGCAGGCCTCCCAGGGCGACGCCCGGACGCACGAGGGCGCCGGCCTCGGGCTCACGGTGGCCGCCCGGCTCGTGGACCTGCTCGGCGGGACGATGCACATCACCAGCGCGCCGGGCCGCGGCACGACCGTCCATCTCCACCTCCCCGCGGCGACCACCACGCGGGTGGGGGCGTCGGGCGACGGAGAGGCGACCCGGTCGCTCCCGATGGTCGGGATGGTCAGCGCGTCGTAG
- the tkt gene encoding transketolase produces MDTPARTADETARLETLAANAIRGLTIDAVEQANSGHPGLPMGMADAATVLWSRFLRFNPKDPHWADRDRFVLSAGHGSMLLYSLLHLSGYDLPLSELKTFRQLGSKTPGHPEVHHTPGVETTTGPLGQGIATAVGMALAERTLAAQFNTDEHTVVDHYTYVIASDGDLQEGVSNEACSFAGHQGLGKLVVLYDDNYIQIDGSTDLAFTEDRAGRYEALGWHVIREVDGHDNEAVAAAIATARDVLDRPSLIVCRTTIGFGSPHHAGTHDIHSDALGADEVEATKKNLGLPLEPFAIPEGAETLFREQAFHGSEVHCDWEGRMTAYAEAHPEKAAELTRRLAGDLPDGWADALPSFDADAKGMASRAASGKVLDALAPVLPELLGGSADLTPSNKTKAAGMENLQHDSPANRYVHYGVREHGMASIMNGVALHGGLRPYGGTFLIFSDYGKAAIRLGALMKAPVVHVFTHDSVGLGEDGPTHQPIEQLAGLRAIPNLHVIRPADANETAAAWKVALETTDAPTALALSRQNLPTMAETAAAAAEGVAKGAYVLSDADGEPEVILVATGSEVGLAMEAKAQLGDGVRVVSMPCDRLFFAQDAAYQESVLPKGVRARVAVEAGSTFGWGRVVGLDGAVVGLDRFGESSPGEAAYEALGITVNAVVEAARRVMG; encoded by the coding sequence ATGGACACCCCCGCCCGGACCGCCGACGAGACCGCTCGCCTCGAAACCCTCGCCGCCAACGCCATCCGTGGCCTCACCATCGATGCCGTCGAGCAGGCCAACTCGGGCCACCCCGGCCTCCCGATGGGCATGGCCGACGCCGCGACGGTCCTCTGGAGCCGCTTCCTGCGGTTCAACCCGAAGGACCCGCACTGGGCCGACCGCGACCGGTTCGTGCTCTCGGCCGGGCACGGCTCGATGCTGCTGTACAGCCTCCTCCACCTGAGCGGCTACGACCTGCCGCTCTCGGAGCTGAAGACCTTCCGCCAGCTCGGCTCGAAGACGCCGGGCCACCCGGAGGTCCACCACACGCCGGGCGTCGAGACCACGACGGGGCCGCTGGGGCAGGGCATCGCGACGGCCGTCGGCATGGCCCTCGCCGAGCGGACGCTCGCGGCGCAGTTCAACACCGACGAGCACACCGTCGTGGATCACTACACGTACGTGATCGCGTCCGACGGGGACCTGCAGGAGGGCGTCTCCAACGAGGCCTGCTCCTTCGCGGGGCACCAGGGGCTCGGCAAGCTGGTCGTCCTCTACGACGACAACTACATCCAGATCGACGGCTCGACGGACCTCGCCTTCACCGAGGACCGCGCCGGGCGCTACGAGGCCCTCGGCTGGCACGTCATCCGCGAGGTGGACGGGCACGACAACGAGGCGGTCGCCGCGGCCATCGCGACGGCGCGCGACGTGCTCGACCGGCCCAGCCTGATCGTCTGCCGCACCACCATCGGCTTCGGCTCGCCGCATCACGCGGGCACGCACGATATCCACTCGGACGCCCTCGGGGCCGACGAGGTGGAGGCCACGAAGAAGAACCTCGGCCTCCCGCTGGAGCCGTTCGCGATCCCGGAGGGCGCCGAGACGCTCTTCCGTGAGCAGGCCTTCCACGGGTCCGAAGTCCACTGCGACTGGGAGGGCCGGATGACAGCCTATGCCGAGGCGCACCCGGAGAAGGCCGCCGAGCTGACGCGCCGCCTCGCGGGCGACCTCCCAGACGGCTGGGCCGACGCGCTCCCGTCGTTCGACGCCGACGCGAAGGGCATGGCCAGCCGCGCTGCCAGCGGCAAGGTCCTGGACGCGCTCGCGCCCGTCCTGCCGGAGCTGCTCGGCGGCTCGGCCGACCTGACGCCGTCTAACAAGACGAAGGCGGCGGGCATGGAGAACCTCCAGCACGATTCGCCGGCCAACCGCTACGTCCACTACGGCGTTCGCGAGCACGGCATGGCGTCCATCATGAACGGCGTCGCGCTGCACGGCGGCCTGCGGCCGTACGGCGGTACGTTCCTCATCTTCAGCGACTACGGCAAGGCGGCCATCCGCCTCGGCGCGCTGATGAAGGCCCCGGTCGTGCACGTGTTCACGCACGACTCGGTCGGCCTGGGCGAGGACGGCCCGACGCACCAGCCCATCGAGCAACTCGCCGGGCTCCGCGCGATCCCCAACCTGCACGTCATCCGCCCGGCGGACGCCAACGAGACGGCCGCCGCCTGGAAGGTGGCGCTGGAGACGACCGACGCGCCGACCGCGCTCGCGCTCAGCCGCCAGAACCTGCCCACGATGGCGGAGACCGCCGCCGCCGCTGCCGAGGGCGTCGCGAAGGGCGCCTACGTGCTCTCAGATGCCGACGGCGAGCCGGAGGTGATCCTGGTCGCGACCGGCTCGGAGGTCGGGCTGGCGATGGAGGCCAAGGCCCAACTGGGCGACGGCGTCCGCGTGGTGTCGATGCCGTGTGACCGGCTCTTCTTCGCGCAGGACGCGGCCTATCAGGAGTCGGTACTGCCGAAGGGCGTCCGCGCCCGCGTGGCGGTGGAAGCGGGGAGCACGTTCGGCTGGGGCCGCGTGGTCGGCCTCGACGGCGCGGTGGTCGGGCTGGACCGGTTCGGCGAGAGTTCGCCAGGCGAGGCGGCCTACGAGGCGCTCGGCATCACAGTCAACGCCGTCGTCGAGGCGGCGCGGCGCGTGATGGGGTGA
- the leuB gene encoding 3-isopropylmalate dehydrogenase encodes MDSAPRTYTLALLPGDGIGPEVTAEAARVLDAAADAHGFAIQTSEHAVGGAGLDAEDDPLPRATLDACLDADAVFLGAVGGPDWDGYAADLRPERGLLRLRARLGAFANLRPVAVSDAMAERSPLRPERVAGTDLLIVRELTGGIYFGHPRERTAAEAYDTMRYSVAEVERIARVAFEWAQKRSGRVTSVDKANVLASSALWRDVVSRIGADEYPEIALEHLYVDHAAMEVVRDPRRFDVVLTGNLFGDVLSDLAATLPGTLGLLPSASLGGRVGLFEPVHGSAPDLAGQGVANPLAAILSGAMLLDALGEGAAAASVRQSVDALLTDGPLPADLDGTASTSDVGAAVADGIASFTLTS; translated from the coding sequence ATGGACAGCGCCCCCCGAACGTACACGCTCGCCCTGCTTCCGGGCGACGGCATCGGCCCCGAGGTGACGGCCGAGGCCGCCCGCGTGCTCGACGCCGCGGCCGACGCCCACGGTTTCGCGATCCAGACCTCCGAGCACGCCGTCGGGGGAGCCGGGCTGGACGCCGAGGACGACCCGCTGCCGCGCGCCACGCTGGACGCCTGTCTGGACGCGGACGCCGTCTTCCTGGGCGCCGTCGGCGGGCCGGACTGGGACGGGTACGCGGCGGACCTCCGCCCGGAGCGCGGGCTGCTGCGCCTCCGCGCCCGCCTCGGCGCCTTCGCCAACCTGCGGCCCGTCGCCGTCTCCGACGCGATGGCCGAGCGGTCGCCGCTGCGCCCGGAGCGCGTCGCCGGGACCGACCTGCTGATCGTCCGCGAGCTGACGGGCGGCATCTACTTCGGCCACCCGCGCGAGCGGACGGCCGCGGAGGCCTACGACACGATGCGCTACTCGGTCGCCGAGGTCGAGCGGATCGCCCGCGTGGCCTTCGAGTGGGCCCAGAAGCGCAGCGGGCGCGTCACGTCCGTCGACAAGGCCAACGTGCTCGCATCGTCGGCCCTCTGGCGGGACGTGGTCTCGCGCATCGGCGCCGACGAGTACCCCGAGATCGCGCTGGAGCACCTCTACGTGGATCACGCTGCGATGGAGGTCGTCCGCGACCCGCGCCGGTTCGACGTGGTGCTGACCGGCAACCTGTTCGGTGACGTGCTGAGCGACCTCGCCGCGACGCTGCCCGGCACGCTGGGCTTGCTCCCGTCGGCCAGCCTCGGCGGGCGCGTGGGCCTGTTCGAGCCCGTCCACGGGAGCGCGCCCGACCTGGCGGGCCAGGGCGTCGCCAACCCGCTGGCCGCCATCCTGAGCGGCGCCATGCTGCTCGACGCGCTGGGCGAGGGCGCCGCCGCCGCGTCCGTCCGCCAGTCCGTCGACGCCCTCCTCACCGACGGCCCGCTCCCGGCCGACCTCGACGGGACCGCCTCCACCTCCGACGTCGGCGCCGCCGTGGCCGACGGAATCGCTTCGTTCACCCTCACCTCGTAG
- a CDS encoding 2-isopropylmalate synthase, producing MSTPTDRVVLFDTTLRDGEQSPGAAMTLAAKLRVARILAAMGVDVIEAGFPVSSPQQADAVSAIVEMLGGTGPVVCALARAHENDIRAAIEALGSGPNTRLHTFIATSDIHIAAKFSAPRFGTTDAERRASVLRMATEAVQQARAHTPDVEFSAEDAGRTDHGFLCEVVSAAVEAGATTINIPDTTGYCTPSDYAALFRAVADCCDLTGVRLSTHCHDDLGLAVANTLAGVEAGARQVEVTINGIGERAGNAPLEEVAMALRVRADHYGVSHGLDATLLGEASRLVSVVTGFAPPPNKAIVGANAFAHEAGIHQHGVLKDRATYEIMRAEDVGADAQGIRLGRHSGRHGLFARLDRMGVEVPAADRETVYDRFVTLADQKREVYDADLLRIVDPAADVPASGFALVSLSVSTGTGERPHAEVTLLDAATGDLRVETATGDGPVDAIYRALDGAAGRPHRLETYSIRALTQAADAQGEALVVVSDGPAMAQGKSTGTDILRASAEAYVAALNGLDEDNHREGEVVADGIMASFDAA from the coding sequence ATGTCCACCCCCACCGACCGGGTCGTCCTGTTCGATACCACCCTGCGCGACGGCGAGCAGTCGCCCGGCGCCGCGATGACGCTCGCGGCCAAGCTCCGCGTTGCGCGGATCCTCGCCGCGATGGGCGTGGACGTGATCGAGGCGGGCTTCCCGGTGTCCTCGCCGCAGCAGGCCGACGCCGTCAGCGCCATCGTCGAGATGCTCGGGGGCACCGGGCCGGTCGTCTGCGCACTCGCGCGGGCCCACGAGAACGACATCCGCGCGGCCATCGAGGCGCTCGGCAGCGGCCCGAACACGCGCCTGCACACCTTCATCGCGACGAGCGACATCCACATCGCGGCCAAGTTCAGCGCGCCGCGCTTCGGGACCACCGACGCCGAGCGGCGGGCCAGCGTCCTCCGCATGGCCACCGAGGCGGTGCAGCAGGCCCGGGCCCACACGCCCGACGTCGAGTTCAGCGCCGAGGACGCCGGGCGCACCGACCACGGCTTCCTCTGCGAGGTCGTCTCGGCCGCCGTCGAGGCCGGCGCCACGACCATCAACATCCCGGACACGACCGGCTACTGCACGCCGTCCGACTACGCCGCCCTCTTCCGTGCCGTCGCCGACTGCTGCGACCTGACCGGCGTGAGGCTGTCCACCCACTGCCACGACGACCTCGGGCTGGCGGTCGCCAACACGCTCGCGGGCGTCGAGGCGGGGGCGCGGCAGGTCGAGGTGACCATCAACGGCATCGGCGAGCGGGCGGGCAACGCGCCCCTGGAGGAGGTCGCGATGGCGCTCCGCGTCCGGGCCGACCACTACGGCGTCTCGCACGGGCTGGACGCGACCCTGCTCGGCGAGGCCAGCCGCCTGGTCTCGGTGGTGACCGGCTTCGCGCCGCCGCCCAACAAGGCCATCGTCGGGGCGAACGCGTTCGCCCACGAGGCCGGCATCCACCAGCACGGCGTGCTGAAGGACCGCGCGACGTACGAGATCATGCGCGCCGAGGATGTCGGCGCCGACGCGCAGGGCATCCGCCTCGGGCGCCACTCGGGCCGCCACGGCCTGTTCGCCCGCCTCGACCGGATGGGCGTGGAGGTCCCCGCCGCGGACCGGGAGACGGTCTACGACCGCTTCGTGACGCTGGCCGACCAGAAGCGCGAGGTCTACGACGCCGACCTGCTCCGCATCGTCGACCCCGCGGCCGACGTGCCCGCGAGCGGGTTCGCGCTCGTCAGCCTGAGCGTCTCGACGGGGACCGGCGAGCGCCCCCACGCCGAGGTCACGCTGCTCGACGCCGCCACCGGCGACCTGCGCGTCGAGACGGCCACCGGCGACGGTCCGGTGGATGCGATCTACCGTGCCCTCGACGGCGCTGCGGGCCGCCCTCACCGCCTGGAGACGTACTCCATCCGCGCGCTCACGCAGGCCGCCGACGCCCAGGGCGAGGCCCTCGTCGTGGTCTCGGACGGCCCCGCGATGGCGCAGGGCAAGTCGACCGGCACCGACATTCTCCGGGCCTCCGCCGAGGCCTACGTGGCCGCCCTCAACGGCCTCGACGAGGACAACCACCGCGAAGGCGAGGTCGTCGCCGACGGCATCATGGCGTCGTTCGACGCCGCCTAG
- the ilvD gene encoding dihydroxy-acid dehydratase, translating to MRSDTVKAGFERAPHRSLLRATGQIESDADFDKPFIGVCNSYIDLIPGHVHLQSFGKVVKHAVRAAGGVPFEFNTIGVDDGIAMGHLGMRYSLPSRELIADSVETVAEAHCLDGLVCIPNCDKIVPGMLMGALRINIPVVFVSGGPMAAGRLPNGEAIDLSTVFEGVGRHQTGEIDDAQLLQIESLACPTCGSCSGMFTANSMNCLAEVLGLALPYNGSILATDPRRRELARTAARRVVELVGEGLKPRDIVTADALDDAFALDMAMGGSTNTVLHLLALAREAEVPYDLRRIAQVSARTPYLCKVSPSVPDVHMEDVEAAGGVPALLKELDAVGRLHPDRPTVAGPLRDTIAAAENKNPAIIRPAEKAFRATGGLSVLFGNLAPEGAIVKSGAVKEEMLTFEGPARIFESQEEAIDGILGGEVQKGEVVVIRTEGPKGGPGMPEMLGPTSALVGMGLDASVAMITDGRFSGATRGLAIGHASPEAASGGPIGAVEPGDRIRIDVLAGTMDLLVDEAEIARRLAAKPAFVPKIRSGWLGRYAHFVTSASDGAILRLPEAAVPASGDGATVSVQPLAS from the coding sequence ATGAGAAGCGACACCGTCAAAGCCGGATTCGAGCGCGCGCCGCACCGGAGCCTCCTCCGGGCGACCGGCCAGATCGAGTCCGACGCGGACTTCGACAAGCCGTTCATCGGCGTCTGCAACTCGTACATCGACCTGATCCCGGGGCACGTCCACCTGCAGTCGTTCGGCAAGGTGGTCAAGCACGCCGTCCGCGCGGCGGGCGGGGTCCCGTTCGAGTTCAACACGATCGGCGTGGACGACGGGATCGCGATGGGTCACCTCGGGATGCGCTACTCGCTGCCCTCGCGCGAGCTCATCGCCGACTCGGTCGAGACGGTCGCCGAGGCGCACTGCCTGGACGGGCTCGTCTGCATCCCCAACTGCGACAAGATCGTGCCGGGCATGCTGATGGGCGCCCTGCGCATCAACATCCCGGTCGTGTTCGTGTCCGGCGGGCCGATGGCGGCGGGGCGGCTCCCCAACGGCGAGGCCATCGACCTGTCGACGGTGTTCGAGGGGGTCGGCCGTCACCAGACGGGCGAGATCGACGACGCGCAGCTGCTCCAGATCGAGTCGCTCGCGTGCCCGACCTGCGGCTCCTGCTCGGGCATGTTCACGGCCAACTCGATGAACTGCCTGGCCGAGGTGCTCGGGCTGGCGCTGCCCTACAACGGCTCGATCCTGGCCACCGACCCGCGCCGCCGCGAACTGGCGCGGACCGCCGCCCGCCGCGTCGTGGAGCTGGTCGGCGAGGGCCTCAAGCCCCGCGACATCGTGACCGCCGACGCCCTCGACGACGCCTTCGCGCTCGACATGGCGATGGGCGGCTCGACCAACACGGTGCTCCACCTGCTGGCGCTGGCCCGCGAGGCCGAGGTGCCGTACGATCTCCGCCGCATCGCCCAGGTCTCCGCGCGGACGCCCTACCTGTGCAAGGTGTCGCCGTCGGTGCCGGACGTCCACATGGAGGACGTCGAGGCCGCGGGCGGCGTCCCGGCGCTGCTCAAGGAACTCGACGCCGTCGGGCGCCTCCACCCTGACCGCCCGACGGTCGCCGGGCCGCTGCGCGACACCATCGCGGCGGCCGAGAACAAGAACCCGGCGATCATCCGTCCGGCCGAGAAGGCGTTTCGCGCGACCGGCGGCCTGTCGGTGCTGTTCGGCAACCTGGCGCCCGAGGGCGCCATCGTCAAGAGCGGCGCGGTCAAAGAGGAGATGCTGACGTTCGAGGGCCCCGCGAGGATCTTCGAGTCGCAGGAGGAGGCCATCGACGGCATCCTGGGCGGCGAGGTCCAGAAGGGCGAGGTGGTCGTGATCCGCACCGAGGGCCCGAAGGGCGGGCCGGGGATGCCGGAGATGCTCGGCCCCACCTCGGCGCTCGTGGGCATGGGGCTGGACGCGTCGGTGGCGATGATCACCGACGGGCGGTTCTCGGGCGCGACCCGCGGGCTCGCCATCGGCCATGCCTCGCCCGAGGCGGCGTCGGGTGGCCCCATCGGCGCCGTCGAGCCCGGCGACCGCATCCGCATCGACGTGCTGGCGGGCACGATGGACCTGCTCGTGGACGAGGCCGAGATCGCGCGTCGCCTCGCGGCGAAGCCCGCCTTCGTGCCCAAGATCCGGTCCGGCTGGCTCGGCCGGTACGCCCACTTCGTGACCAGCGCCTCCGACGGCGCCATCCTCCGCCTCCCCGAGGCCGCCGTGCCCGCCTCGGGCGACGGCGCGACGGTGTCGGTCCAGCCCCTCGCCTCCTGA
- the ilvB gene encoding biosynthetic-type acetolactate synthase large subunit, with the protein MSTATLPKPAHRATPTPATAPAAEAPVLTGADIFVKSLEAEGVEFVFGHPGGAIIKIYDALARIQPSFEHILVRHEQAGAHAAEGYAKATGKVGTVLVTSGPGATNTVTGIADAMLDSVPIVVFTGQVSVPLIGGDAFQEVDTMGVTRSVTKHSFQVRSAADLAPTIKAAYHIARTGRPGPVVVDLPKDILVEEAPFEYPESVHLRGYAVPTAGLPEKIERAAGMIRGAERPLLYVGGGTISSNATEALTDLARHTRIPVTTTLHGLGAFPETDELALGMLGMHGTYWANMAVQNCDLLIAVGARFDDRVTGQLEAWAPHAEVIHIEIDPSCVSKNVYADCAILGDVGTVLGQIAPLLEPKDTASWLATIDAWRQQAEPEMRTPPGDPDGPLGAVEAIRKLGAKAGDTGVLTTDVGQHQMWSAQHFGFGRTRSHITSGGLGTMGFGFPAAIGAAFGLRGTDAVVVSINGDGGFLMNMQELGVARAHGLPIKVAIINNSRLGMVRQWQELFHAERYSHTDLSDTNPDFVALAEAFGCAAFRASTPAEADAAIEAAWAVTDRPALIEFVVPHQEMVFPMVPAGAATDNMILRRWPGEDA; encoded by the coding sequence ATGTCCACCGCAACCCTACCCAAGCCGGCCCACCGCGCCACGCCGACGCCCGCCACGGCGCCCGCGGCCGAGGCGCCCGTCCTGACCGGCGCCGACATCTTCGTCAAGAGCCTCGAGGCCGAGGGCGTCGAGTTCGTGTTCGGCCACCCCGGCGGCGCCATCATCAAGATCTACGACGCGCTGGCCCGCATCCAGCCGTCGTTCGAGCACATCCTGGTCCGCCACGAGCAGGCCGGGGCGCACGCCGCGGAGGGCTACGCCAAGGCGACCGGCAAGGTCGGCACCGTCCTCGTGACCTCCGGGCCGGGCGCCACCAACACGGTCACCGGCATCGCCGACGCCATGCTGGACTCAGTCCCGATCGTCGTGTTCACCGGCCAGGTCTCGGTCCCCCTGATCGGCGGCGACGCCTTCCAGGAGGTCGACACGATGGGCGTGACGCGGTCGGTCACCAAGCACAGCTTCCAGGTGCGCTCGGCGGCCGACCTCGCGCCGACCATCAAGGCGGCCTACCACATTGCGCGGACGGGCCGCCCGGGTCCGGTCGTGGTGGACCTCCCCAAAGACATCCTCGTGGAGGAGGCGCCGTTCGAGTACCCCGAGTCGGTCCACCTGCGCGGATACGCCGTGCCGACGGCCGGCCTGCCGGAGAAGATCGAGCGCGCGGCAGGCATGATCCGCGGCGCCGAGCGCCCGTTGCTCTACGTCGGCGGCGGGACGATCTCGTCGAACGCGACCGAGGCGCTGACCGACCTCGCGCGCCACACCCGCATCCCGGTCACGACGACGCTCCACGGCCTGGGCGCCTTCCCCGAGACCGACGAGCTTGCGCTCGGCATGCTGGGCATGCACGGGACGTACTGGGCCAACATGGCCGTCCAGAACTGCGACCTGCTGATCGCCGTCGGCGCGCGCTTCGACGACCGCGTGACGGGCCAGCTCGAGGCGTGGGCCCCCCACGCCGAGGTGATCCACATCGAGATCGACCCGTCGTGCGTCTCGAAGAACGTCTACGCCGACTGCGCCATCCTGGGCGACGTGGGGACGGTGCTCGGCCAGATCGCGCCGCTGCTGGAGCCCAAGGACACGGCCTCCTGGCTCGCGACCATCGACGCGTGGCGCCAGCAGGCGGAGCCCGAGATGCGGACGCCCCCGGGCGACCCGGACGGGCCGCTCGGCGCCGTCGAGGCGATCCGCAAGCTAGGCGCGAAGGCGGGCGACACGGGCGTGCTCACCACCGACGTCGGCCAGCACCAGATGTGGTCGGCCCAGCACTTCGGCTTCGGCCGCACGCGGAGCCACATCACGTCGGGCGGTCTCGGCACGATGGGCTTCGGCTTCCCGGCCGCCATCGGCGCGGCCTTCGGCCTGCGCGGCACCGACGCCGTCGTGGTCTCCATCAACGGCGACGGCGGCTTCCTGATGAACATGCAGGAGCTGGGCGTGGCGAGGGCGCACGGGCTGCCCATCAAGGTGGCCATCATCAACAACAGCCGCCTCGGGATGGTGCGCCAGTGGCAGGAGCTGTTCCACGCCGAGCGCTACAGCCACACCGACCTCTCGGACACCAACCCGGACTTCGTGGCGCTCGCCGAGGCCTTCGGGTGCGCGGCCTTCCGCGCGTCGACGCCCGCCGAGGCCGACGCGGCCATCGAGGCGGCCTGGGCCGTCACGGACCGCCCGGCGCTGATCGAGTTCGTCGTCCCCCACCAGGAGATGGTCTTCCCCATGGTCCCGGCCGGCGCGGCGACCGACAACATGATCCTGCGCCGGTGGCCCGGCGAGGACGCCTGA
- the ilvN gene encoding acetolactate synthase small subunit encodes MTTFTQQQLLRKRANGETVLHDAPEDPQTHVLSILIENHAGALNRVVNLFSARNLNLDSVSVGTTEDPTTSRLTVVTTGTRRQVRQAVRLVRQLLDVLALDEFVPGEPVVERELCLAKLAATAAERSGLLELVRGLGASVVHADREAVTVEVTGTASEVDAFIEVVSEHGLLEVARSGRLVLHRQRHLSLP; translated from the coding sequence ATGACCACGTTCACCCAGCAGCAGCTCCTGCGCAAGCGCGCCAACGGCGAGACCGTCCTCCACGACGCGCCCGAGGACCCGCAGACGCACGTCCTCTCGATCCTGATCGAGAACCATGCCGGCGCGCTCAACCGCGTCGTCAACCTGTTCTCGGCGCGCAACCTGAACCTCGACAGCGTCTCCGTCGGCACGACCGAGGACCCGACCACGTCGCGGCTGACCGTCGTCACGACGGGCACGCGGCGGCAGGTCCGCCAGGCGGTCCGCCTGGTGCGCCAGCTGCTCGACGTGCTGGCGCTCGACGAGTTCGTGCCTGGCGAGCCGGTCGTCGAGCGCGAGCTGTGCCTCGCCAAGCTGGCCGCGACAGCCGCCGAGCGCTCCGGCCTGCTGGAGCTCGTCCGCGGCCTGGGCGCCAGCGTCGTCCATGCCGACCGCGAGGCGGTGACGGTCGAGGTGACCGGCACGGCCTCCGAGGTCGACGCCTTCATCGAGGTCGTCAGCGAGCACGGCCTCCTCGAGGTCGCCCGCTCGGGTCGCCTCGTCCTCCATCGACAGCGGCACCTGTCGCTCCCCTGA